Genomic segment of bacterium:
GAGATAAGTGGGAAGTATTATAATCAGGTTAGATCATACCTTAGAGCAGTGGATAAAGAAATAGGGTTACTGGTAAATTTCGCAGACTCCAGGATTGATGTCCGAAGGGTGGAGCAAGAAAAAGTTTAAGC
This window contains:
- a CDS encoding GxxExxY protein, which produces MSGKYYNQVRSYLRAVDKEIGLLVNFADSRIDVRRVEQEKV